The following are from one region of the Pseudohongiella spirulinae genome:
- a CDS encoding copper resistance CopC family protein, with translation MIKPETIKIMLCALLVALFSAQAVAHSSLTASLPGNGAEVVSPQQLALTFNEPVRLLRLSLVHGENHQIDFGFQAVTAAQAEFVFDLPELMVGAHTVTWTVIGSDGHTVSNSFGFSVNPQAGEAHMQHHSHDEHHHH, from the coding sequence ATGATCAAACCAGAAACAATTAAAATTATGCTGTGCGCTCTGCTGGTGGCGCTGTTCAGCGCGCAGGCAGTTGCTCATAGCTCGCTGACCGCATCATTGCCGGGCAATGGTGCCGAGGTCGTCAGCCCGCAGCAACTGGCGCTGACCTTTAACGAACCGGTCAGATTGCTGCGTCTGTCTCTGGTTCATGGCGAAAACCACCAGATCGATTTTGGGTTCCAGGCAGTTACAGCGGCTCAGGCAGAGTTCGTGTTTGATCTCCCCGAGCTCATGGTCGGTGCACACACGGTCACCTGGACCGTCATTGGCTCTGACGGCCATACGGTTAGCAACAGCTTTGGATTCTCAGTCAACCCTCAGGCTGGCGAGGCTCACATGCAACACCATTCACACGACGAGCACCACCATCACTGA
- a CDS encoding efflux RND transporter permease subunit, whose translation MALTTQSIRRPIATSMIFLIIITLGMMGFRFLPVDLLPPVELPELSVQVSYPNVGPEDIELLVTEPLENVLSIVPDVEQMTSASREGNGSVTLRFAQGVNIDVVTNDVREALDRARRSLPEDADPPRINRFNPDDQAIVVLGVQSDMDLMDLTTIMERELARRFEQIGGVGAVDVWGGIDREIRVEVRRDRLLASGLTMNDISAAIGREGSNAPGGNVQRGLSDLYVRSMGEFTDVDEIRDVVIRNIGGVPVRVGDVADVSLARADIGRYIEIDEVPMLRMGIRKQSGANTVAVAEAIRTEMQRVNQERSDLSILLVTDQSEFIQESIDSVRNSAVWGGILAVIVLMSFFRNGSITSIISISIPIAIIATFALLYFGGLTLNQMSFGGLALGVGLIVDNAIVVIENIVRHRQGGASLKRASQRGTKQVTGAIVASTITTSVIFLPVVFMQTLTGTMFQELALVVVFALMCSLLVALTLVPMLSSRFLSVVPDTERTEISTNERVLLAVEGRYEKLVGWALTHKLIVVGITAALLLGSVYSLRFVSYELTPQAEADTISVRMRMDEGTNIAILHAYMMEMNNIIRNIVPWENVVHYTRDVSNSNAELELTLVDLNQRTMNANELADYIRARVESAIPGMRVWVRAQSGLWIMRRIFGSGGDDAIQIQLRGYDLSQAEDVAQAIRERVEVLPGIADVNLSRLEGRPEQRISFDRERMAALGIGATDISRAIQASIGGSRAGVFRDRGDEIDIIVRLRPEDRLNVQDIDNISVRAADGQVVPVSSLVTTLYDRGPTDIRRINGQRVTYINANLESGVALGDAVDTIRSDLATMDLPAGFSIVYGGEYEEQIKAQRDFVLAIVMALVLIYMVMAAQFERFLDPLIVMASVPLAIVGVVPTLIMTGTTLNMQSFMGMVMLIGIVVNNAILLVDYINIMRREEKLDIVPAVMKAGRLRLRPILMTTMTTVLGLLPLALGIGAGAEMQAALARVVVGGLIASTLITLVLIPVVYVSANVLQQWLAVRLPGRRAQPPVKAAQAEYRQTLQ comes from the coding sequence ATGGCACTGACAACTCAATCTATCAGGCGACCCATCGCCACATCAATGATCTTTCTGATCATCATCACGCTTGGCATGATGGGGTTCCGCTTTCTGCCGGTGGACCTGCTGCCGCCGGTAGAATTACCAGAGTTGTCCGTACAGGTTAGTTATCCCAACGTGGGACCGGAAGACATTGAGCTGTTGGTCACTGAGCCGCTGGAGAACGTGTTGTCCATTGTGCCTGATGTGGAGCAGATGACCTCTGCCTCGCGCGAAGGTAATGGGTCAGTGACGCTGAGATTTGCGCAGGGCGTTAATATCGACGTGGTCACCAATGACGTGCGGGAAGCGCTGGATCGGGCCCGCCGCAGTCTGCCCGAAGATGCCGATCCGCCACGTATCAATCGCTTTAACCCGGATGACCAGGCTATTGTGGTGCTGGGTGTGCAGTCAGATATGGACCTGATGGATCTGACCACCATCATGGAGCGCGAACTGGCACGACGTTTTGAGCAAATTGGTGGTGTGGGTGCGGTTGACGTTTGGGGTGGAATTGATCGCGAAATCCGGGTTGAGGTGCGCCGGGATCGCCTGCTGGCCAGCGGTCTGACCATGAATGATATTTCTGCTGCTATAGGCCGCGAGGGCAGCAATGCGCCCGGGGGCAATGTGCAGCGGGGCCTGTCAGACCTTTATGTGCGCTCCATGGGCGAGTTCACGGACGTTGATGAAATCCGTGATGTTGTGATCCGGAATATAGGCGGCGTGCCTGTGCGGGTCGGTGATGTGGCTGATGTCAGTCTGGCGCGCGCGGATATCGGCCGCTATATCGAGATCGATGAAGTGCCCATGCTGCGTATGGGCATTCGCAAGCAAAGTGGTGCCAATACTGTAGCGGTTGCCGAAGCGATCCGCACCGAGATGCAGCGCGTGAATCAGGAGCGCAGTGATCTGAGCATTCTGCTGGTCACTGACCAGAGTGAGTTTATTCAGGAGTCAATCGACAGCGTCCGTAACTCAGCGGTCTGGGGCGGCATTCTGGCAGTCATCGTACTGATGTCGTTCTTCAGAAACGGCTCGATTACCTCCATTATTTCCATTTCGATTCCGATAGCGATAATTGCCACTTTCGCGCTGCTGTATTTTGGTGGACTGACCCTGAATCAGATGAGCTTTGGCGGGCTGGCGCTGGGCGTGGGGTTAATTGTCGATAATGCCATAGTGGTGATCGAGAACATTGTCCGGCACCGGCAGGGCGGGGCATCTCTCAAGCGCGCGTCGCAGCGGGGGACCAAGCAGGTCACCGGTGCCATTGTTGCGTCTACCATCACGACCTCGGTCATATTTCTGCCCGTTGTGTTTATGCAGACCCTGACCGGGACCATGTTTCAGGAGCTGGCGCTGGTTGTTGTTTTCGCGCTGATGTGTTCCCTGTTGGTTGCACTGACTCTGGTTCCCATGCTGTCCAGTCGTTTCCTGTCGGTAGTCCCGGACACTGAGCGCACTGAAATTAGTACAAACGAACGTGTACTGTTGGCGGTAGAGGGTCGATATGAAAAGCTGGTCGGCTGGGCGCTGACGCACAAACTGATCGTGGTCGGGATCACCGCGGCCCTGCTGCTGGGCTCCGTCTACAGTCTGCGTTTTGTATCTTATGAACTGACTCCCCAGGCAGAGGCGGATACCATTTCTGTCCGCATGCGGATGGATGAGGGCACCAATATCGCCATCTTGCATGCCTATATGATGGAAATGAACAACATCATTCGCAATATTGTACCCTGGGAAAATGTTGTGCATTACACGCGCGATGTCAGCAACAGTAATGCTGAATTGGAGCTCACGCTGGTAGATCTTAATCAGCGCACCATGAATGCCAATGAGTTGGCGGACTATATTCGGGCCCGTGTAGAGTCGGCTATTCCGGGTATGCGGGTCTGGGTCCGGGCACAGTCCGGGCTGTGGATCATGCGGCGTATTTTCGGTTCTGGCGGCGACGACGCAATCCAGATTCAGTTGCGTGGTTACGATCTGAGTCAGGCGGAAGATGTGGCGCAGGCTATTCGCGAACGTGTTGAGGTGTTGCCGGGTATTGCCGATGTTAACCTGAGCAGGCTGGAAGGTCGTCCGGAGCAGCGTATCAGTTTTGATCGTGAACGTATGGCCGCACTGGGCATTGGTGCAACCGATATCAGCCGCGCTATTCAGGCCAGTATTGGTGGATCACGCGCCGGCGTATTCCGTGACCGCGGTGATGAAATCGACATCATCGTTCGCCTGCGACCGGAGGACCGTCTGAATGTTCAGGACATCGACAATATCTCAGTCAGGGCTGCCGACGGACAGGTCGTGCCCGTTTCTTCTCTGGTAACAACCTTATATGACCGTGGTCCCACAGATATCCGGCGAATCAATGGGCAGCGGGTAACATACATCAACGCCAACCTGGAAAGTGGTGTGGCTCTGGGGGATGCTGTGGATACTATTCGCAGTGATCTTGCGACCATGGATCTGCCGGCGGGTTTCTCGATTGTTTATGGCGGGGAATACGAGGAGCAGATCAAGGCTCAGAGAGATTTTGTGCTGGCTATTGTGATGGCATTGGTGTTGATTTATATGGTCATGGCGGCGCAATTTGAACGTTTCCTGGACCCATTAATCGTGATGGCCTCGGTACCGTTGGCGATAGTTGGGGTTGTGCCGACCCTGATCATGACCGGGACTACTCTTAATATGCAGAGTTTCATGGGCATGGTGATGCTGATCGGCATTGTGGTGAACAATGCTATTCTGCTGGTCGATTACATCAATATCATGCGACGTGAAGAAAAACTGGATATCGTGCCGGCGGTCATGAAGGCTGGCCGGTTAAGACTTCGCCCAATTCTGATGACAACCATGACGACGGTGCTGGGCTTATTGCCTCTGGCGTTGGGAATCGGTGCCGGTGCGGAAATGCAGGCGGCACTCGCCAGAGTGGTCGTAGGTGGTTTGATTGCATCCACTCTGATTACTCTGGTCCTGATTCCTGTCGTATATGTGTCAGCCAATGTTTTGCAGCAGTGGTTGGCCGTCAGATTACCCGGAAGGCGAGCGCAACCACCCGTCAAAGCTGCCCAGGCTGAATATCGTCAGACGCTTCAATGA
- the speA gene encoding biosynthetic arginine decarboxylase, with protein sequence MIEQQTPWSIRDAHDLYALDVWGDGFFSINEQGHVCVKPIEGQDITIDVNDVVAEALDSGSSLPLIIRFQDIISSRVRRLNRKFRDAITEAGYEGQYRSIFPIKVNQLQEVVVEVMETGREYDIGIECGSKAELMAALPLIGADTLLLCNGVKDHVMLTMMLNAQQLGQQVIPIIEKYSEFEQLMILAGQRDAAARLGVRVKLNTRGAGRWYESGGARSKFGLTVPELLRLVKTLEKAGQAGSLELLHFHLGSQISDIQVLRSAVKEITQIYADLVLRGVNVRFLDVGGGLGVNYGGDYDNPDSSINYGLREYANVVVYAVQEICEERGVPVPTLLSESGRALTAHHSMLVIPVLGVHRPDSPPMNDETPPDSPTLISRIETAYQEACATEVTGILLECYHDAREIREEADQLMRLGYLTLDQLAHTDSLYWSICREVLRKLSDAQLTPPPTEQLELEEQLTDLYLCDFSVFHSIIDHWAIQQVFPVMPLHRLNEKPERRAQVVDLTCDSDGKIDQYVCGHANTSWLPLHKHNHGEAYHLGIFLVGAYQEILGDAHNLLGRVDEVHVYAREDESGNFWIEETLKGLSVKEMLSQVQYFPNDLDRRMTELVRKQINAGVIKAAEGSRILNNYTRRLEESTYCTTEVVR encoded by the coding sequence ATGATTGAACAACAAACCCCCTGGAGTATTCGCGACGCTCATGACCTGTATGCACTGGACGTCTGGGGCGATGGATTTTTCTCGATTAATGAGCAAGGACACGTCTGTGTCAAACCCATCGAAGGCCAGGATATCACCATCGATGTCAATGACGTGGTCGCCGAAGCCCTGGACAGTGGTTCATCACTGCCTCTGATCATTCGTTTCCAGGACATCATCAGCTCTCGGGTGCGAAGACTGAACCGAAAATTCCGCGATGCCATTACTGAAGCCGGATATGAGGGTCAATATCGCAGCATCTTCCCGATCAAGGTCAACCAGTTACAGGAAGTGGTCGTTGAGGTGATGGAGACCGGCCGGGAATATGACATCGGTATCGAGTGCGGCTCCAAGGCAGAACTGATGGCCGCCCTGCCACTGATTGGCGCGGACACGCTGTTGTTGTGTAACGGCGTCAAGGATCATGTCATGCTGACCATGATGTTGAATGCCCAACAGCTTGGCCAGCAGGTCATTCCGATCATTGAAAAATACTCCGAATTTGAACAGTTGATGATTCTCGCGGGTCAGCGCGACGCTGCAGCGCGCCTTGGAGTGCGCGTCAAACTGAACACCCGCGGTGCCGGTCGCTGGTATGAATCGGGCGGCGCACGTTCCAAATTCGGACTGACAGTGCCCGAGTTACTGCGCCTGGTGAAAACCCTGGAGAAGGCGGGACAGGCAGGCTCTCTTGAACTGCTGCACTTCCATCTGGGCAGCCAGATTTCCGACATTCAGGTACTGCGCAGCGCCGTCAAGGAAATCACCCAGATCTACGCGGATCTGGTGCTGCGCGGCGTCAATGTTCGCTTTCTGGACGTTGGCGGGGGCCTGGGCGTCAACTATGGTGGCGACTACGACAATCCTGACTCATCAATCAACTACGGCCTGCGTGAGTATGCCAACGTTGTCGTCTACGCCGTTCAGGAAATATGTGAGGAGCGCGGTGTACCGGTACCCACACTGTTGTCTGAAAGTGGCCGTGCGCTGACTGCACATCATTCAATGCTGGTCATCCCTGTTCTGGGCGTTCACCGTCCGGACAGCCCGCCCATGAACGATGAAACACCACCCGACTCACCCACACTGATCTCGCGGATAGAGACAGCCTACCAGGAAGCCTGCGCAACAGAGGTCACCGGCATACTGCTGGAGTGTTATCACGATGCCCGCGAGATCCGTGAGGAAGCCGATCAATTAATGCGGCTCGGGTACTTGACGCTGGATCAGCTGGCACACACTGACAGTCTGTACTGGAGTATATGTCGCGAAGTACTGCGCAAACTTTCTGACGCGCAGCTCACACCACCGCCTACCGAGCAACTGGAGCTGGAAGAACAACTCACCGATCTGTACTTGTGCGATTTTTCAGTATTTCATTCAATTATTGACCACTGGGCGATACAGCAGGTTTTCCCGGTAATGCCGCTGCATCGCCTGAACGAAAAACCCGAGAGGCGGGCCCAGGTTGTCGATCTGACCTGCGACTCGGATGGCAAAATTGATCAGTATGTCTGTGGTCATGCCAACACCAGTTGGCTGCCCCTGCACAAACACAATCACGGTGAAGCCTACCATCTGGGAATATTTCTGGTTGGCGCCTATCAGGAAATTCTGGGCGACGCACACAACCTGCTGGGCAGGGTCGATGAAGTTCACGTCTACGCCCGCGAAGATGAAAGCGGTAACTTCTGGATTGAGGAAACACTCAAGGGCCTGAGTGTCAAAGAAATGCTCAGCCAGGTTCAGTATTTCCCCAACGATCTGGACCGACGCATGACGGAGCTGGTGCGCAAGCAGATCAATGCCGGCGTGATCAAGGCTGCTGAAGGGTCACGCATACTCAACAACTACACGCGCCGGCTGGAGGAATCGACCTACTGCACGACCGAGGTGGTGCGCTGA
- a CDS encoding copper resistance D family protein, producing the protein MTAWDWLSTVSKGLMYLAMLTTVGGLFVAFYYPQLWLWRRYLIPASLVGLVSVCLYFLVQIGQVNQGGLAGMLDLQMGQILATTVLGDGMRWRISGFMLILLSGLAMLLADSSTRFARLATPGFVLGIAGVLALAMSLAVLGHVNTLDLTARLAVMLHFMAVSLWAGALLPLLVACRSFDANSSLQTQSLHRTLLQFSHAGWFFLSLMLLSGIVMMVYLLDELSELSGSQYGRLLMLKIGLVLVMMLAGAFNKFLLLSRWQSSGPGEVTRKLQGVITAEIGLVLLVVAVTSVMTTLIGPGR; encoded by the coding sequence ATGACTGCCTGGGATTGGCTCAGTACTGTCAGCAAAGGACTGATGTATCTGGCAATGCTGACCACGGTCGGCGGATTGTTTGTTGCTTTTTATTACCCACAACTCTGGTTGTGGCGGCGGTATCTCATTCCAGCATCGCTTGTCGGTCTGGTATCGGTTTGCCTGTATTTTCTGGTGCAGATCGGCCAGGTAAATCAGGGTGGCCTGGCGGGTATGCTCGATCTGCAGATGGGGCAGATTCTGGCTACTACTGTGCTGGGCGACGGGATGCGCTGGCGAATCAGTGGGTTCATGCTGATTTTACTGTCAGGTCTGGCGATGCTGCTGGCCGACTCATCGACACGCTTTGCACGGCTGGCAACCCCCGGATTTGTGCTTGGAATCGCGGGTGTGCTGGCGCTGGCGATGTCATTGGCCGTGCTGGGGCACGTCAATACACTTGATCTGACTGCTCGACTGGCTGTCATGCTGCATTTTATGGCGGTATCACTGTGGGCAGGCGCGCTACTTCCGTTGCTGGTGGCCTGTCGGTCCTTTGATGCCAACTCGTCGTTGCAGACGCAATCTCTTCACAGGACGTTGTTACAGTTCAGCCACGCAGGCTGGTTTTTCCTGTCACTGATGCTGTTGTCAGGCATCGTCATGATGGTCTATCTGCTTGATGAGCTCAGTGAGTTATCAGGTAGCCAGTATGGTCGCTTGCTGATGCTCAAGATCGGGCTGGTACTGGTGATGATGCTGGCGGGTGCCTTCAACAAGTTTTTACTGTTATCACGCTGGCAATCGAGCGGGCCGGGGGAGGTTACGCGGAAGTTACAAGGAGTCATCACGGCAGAGATCGGTTTGGTACTGCTGGTTGTTGCCGTCACCAGCGTTATGACAACCCTTATTGGCCCTGGCCGCTAG
- the speB gene encoding agmatinase: protein MGSWDNAITGQPGGGAVNSHSFGGAVSFFRTPFGRNLDNIDVAVMGIPLDIATTNRSGARLGPRAIRNASMSLAWERPWPWKNDPLSVLKVIDYGDCENDQGGGLTSVKHIESWVSRILDAGAATLLLGGDHFISYPSLRAHFKKHGPMALIHFDAHTDTWPSSGEGINHGTMFYQAAKEGIVLPEHSVQIGIRTTNDDTLGYDIVFAPDVLEHSPASIAERIRQRVGDLPAYVTFDIDCLDPAFAPGTGTPVPGGLSSLQALSIIRHLTGINMVGMDVVEVAPAYDHAEMTALAGAQIAIELLALYAECKKR, encoded by the coding sequence ATGGGCAGTTGGGACAATGCAATAACAGGTCAGCCAGGCGGCGGCGCAGTCAACTCGCACAGCTTTGGCGGTGCGGTCAGTTTTTTCCGCACACCGTTCGGGCGCAATCTGGACAATATCGACGTTGCCGTGATGGGCATCCCGCTGGATATTGCCACCACTAACCGCTCAGGCGCCCGGCTGGGCCCCCGGGCCATCCGCAATGCCTCCATGTCGCTGGCATGGGAACGCCCCTGGCCCTGGAAAAATGACCCTCTGTCAGTGCTGAAAGTGATCGACTACGGTGACTGCGAAAACGACCAGGGCGGCGGCCTGACCAGCGTCAAACACATTGAATCCTGGGTCAGCCGTATTCTGGACGCCGGCGCGGCGACATTACTGCTGGGCGGTGATCATTTCATCTCCTATCCCAGCTTGCGTGCGCACTTTAAAAAACACGGCCCGATGGCTCTGATCCACTTCGATGCGCATACCGACACATGGCCATCTTCGGGAGAAGGCATTAACCACGGCACCATGTTCTATCAGGCAGCTAAAGAAGGCATTGTTCTGCCAGAACACTCTGTTCAGATTGGTATACGAACAACCAACGATGACACCCTGGGTTATGACATTGTTTTCGCACCGGATGTATTGGAGCATAGTCCGGCCAGCATTGCCGAGCGTATCAGGCAGCGGGTTGGCGACCTGCCAGCCTATGTCACATTTGATATTGACTGCCTGGACCCGGCTTTTGCACCCGGGACCGGCACACCGGTGCCGGGTGGGCTGTCATCCCTGCAGGCGCTTAGCATTATTCGCCACCTGACGGGCATTAATATGGTTGGCATGGACGTTGTCGAGGTTGCGCCTGCCTATGACCACGCAGAAATGACGGCGCTGGCTGGCGCCCAGATCGCCATTGAATTGCTGGCTTTATATGCCGAATGCAAGAAACGCTGA
- a CDS encoding PQQ-dependent sugar dehydrogenase: MKRSNWLGAMALSLGVSALAMTFTDHSQAQGLPEFTLQDVSSDVQMPWGMAWLPDGDMLVTDRNGELYRLSDGQAGSPIAGLPEIHVNGQGGLLDIVLHPEYETNGWLYISYSDPEGDGEGSNTSIMRAKLDGNRLSNQEVIYRAEINSTRGQHYGGRMIFNDGYLFFTIGDRGDHFTNVQDLSRDGGKTYRINDDGSIPQDNPFINVPNAKPAIWSYGHRNQQGIAINPLTGQIWTSEHGPRGGDEINIPEAGKNYGWPYVGYGINYNGEVLAEATHGAGMEQPIWYWDPSIATAGIEFVSSDRYPELKNHLLVGGLRGSKLELLEISDDRVIRSTDLITDSGRIRAIRQGPDGYIYLGIEGEGIKRLIPAN, translated from the coding sequence ATGAAAAGAAGTAACTGGTTAGGCGCAATGGCACTGTCATTGGGTGTTTCAGCCCTGGCGATGACGTTTACAGATCACTCACAGGCACAGGGCTTGCCGGAATTCACGCTGCAAGACGTCAGCAGTGATGTACAGATGCCCTGGGGCATGGCCTGGTTGCCCGATGGCGACATGCTGGTCACCGATCGCAATGGCGAGCTATACCGGCTGAGCGATGGCCAGGCTGGCTCTCCGATCGCCGGTTTGCCCGAAATCCACGTGAATGGTCAAGGCGGCCTGCTGGATATTGTGTTGCACCCCGAATATGAAACTAACGGCTGGCTTTATATCAGCTATTCAGACCCGGAAGGCGATGGGGAAGGCAGCAATACCTCCATCATGCGCGCCAAACTGGACGGCAACCGACTGAGCAATCAAGAAGTTATTTACCGCGCCGAAATCAATTCCACCCGCGGTCAGCACTATGGCGGCCGAATGATTTTTAATGACGGCTACCTGTTCTTCACCATTGGTGATCGGGGCGACCATTTCACCAATGTCCAGGATCTGAGCCGCGACGGCGGAAAAACTTACCGCATTAACGACGACGGCAGCATTCCGCAGGACAACCCTTTTATTAACGTGCCGAATGCCAAACCAGCCATCTGGTCCTATGGCCACCGTAACCAGCAGGGCATCGCCATCAACCCGCTGACTGGCCAGATCTGGACCAGCGAGCACGGCCCGCGCGGCGGCGATGAAATCAATATCCCGGAAGCTGGCAAGAACTATGGCTGGCCTTATGTCGGTTATGGGATCAATTACAACGGCGAAGTTCTGGCCGAGGCGACTCACGGCGCTGGCATGGAACAACCCATCTGGTACTGGGATCCCTCTATTGCAACAGCCGGCATTGAGTTTGTCAGCAGCGATCGCTACCCGGAACTGAAGAATCACCTGTTGGTTGGCGGACTTCGTGGCTCCAAGCTGGAATTGCTGGAAATTTCCGATGATCGGGTAATCCGTTCAACCGACCTGATTACAGACAGTGGCCGTATCCGCGCCATTCGGCAGGGACCAGATGGTTATATTTACCTGGGTATTGAAGGTGAAGGCATCAAGCGTCTGATTCCGGCTAATTGA
- a CDS encoding carbonic anhydrase, with the protein MTDKLLEGYKRFKQGYFSENKEKIRELAKNQTPSYVLITCCDARLEPSLIFDTEPGDLFVIRNVANLVPPYEEQGSYHGTSAALQFAITVLEVPEIIVLGHSRCGGIRALVEQGDKLDKSTFIGKWMSIVAPVAQLADGSQLDDPQIYNQCEQAAVGYSLCNLMTFPWIASRVKEGRLKLTGWHYNIYSGSLKKVHDQDTITTIIEASDDIQPGQL; encoded by the coding sequence ATGACCGATAAACTACTGGAAGGCTACAAGCGCTTCAAACAGGGCTATTTCTCTGAAAATAAAGAGAAAATCAGAGAGCTAGCCAAAAACCAGACGCCATCGTATGTGTTGATCACATGCTGCGATGCGCGTCTGGAACCTTCATTGATTTTTGATACAGAACCTGGCGACTTGTTTGTTATCCGCAATGTCGCCAATCTGGTACCACCCTACGAGGAGCAGGGCTCTTATCACGGCACCAGTGCCGCATTGCAATTTGCCATTACCGTGCTGGAAGTGCCCGAAATAATTGTACTGGGCCACTCACGTTGCGGTGGCATACGCGCACTGGTCGAGCAGGGCGATAAACTGGACAAGTCCACGTTTATCGGCAAATGGATGTCCATTGTCGCGCCAGTGGCTCAACTGGCTGATGGCTCGCAACTGGATGATCCACAAATCTACAACCAGTGTGAACAGGCCGCAGTGGGATATTCACTGTGCAATCTGATGACTTTTCCCTGGATTGCCAGCCGCGTAAAAGAAGGCAGGCTTAAATTGACCGGCTGGCACTACAACATCTACAGCGGTTCACTGAAAAAAGTGCACGACCAGGACACCATCACCACGATCATTGAAGCGTCTGACGATATTCAGCCTGGGCAGCTTTGA
- a CDS encoding efflux RND transporter periplasmic adaptor subunit — protein MKTALQISRLFNTSVLLAAFGLLAACGGGSEESAAVPSRGGFGGPGGGGPGGPRAVIPAVEVVEAQLGALPLEERLTGRVNARNQTAIYPEVSAPITEIYVDNGDYVNEGDPLVQLRDAEYVERYQQAQSGLEIARAQTRQAEANLQVLQNQLERVRELTARQLETASTLENIEVEVAVARANVDLRMAQENQARSVLEERRLQLLNTSVRAPISGIVGQRNAERGQMATSNSQLFLIGDLDEVRIEVLITERQLTYIREGMTVNLYSENWPGTVLESQISRISPFLDVNTSRTQAYIEMSNAQGLMRPGMFLNVDVFYGESAEAVLIPNSALYRDPRTGVEGVYVMSPPGSEFRPVADVDGAPAVSPPAPIQFVPIEIVASGRMASGVRGVREGDWVVTVGQNLLMGNVSEARARVIEWDQMMRMQRMQSRDMFEIIDAARDSRQTLKDS, from the coding sequence ATGAAAACTGCCTTGCAAATATCGCGATTGTTCAACACTTCAGTCTTGCTCGCCGCTTTCGGTCTGCTTGCGGCCTGTGGTGGTGGAAGTGAGGAGTCCGCAGCGGTGCCATCGAGAGGTGGTTTTGGTGGCCCGGGCGGTGGCGGTCCCGGCGGGCCGAGAGCGGTTATTCCTGCTGTTGAGGTGGTTGAAGCACAGCTTGGAGCGTTGCCGCTGGAGGAGCGACTCACAGGTCGGGTCAATGCACGTAATCAGACGGCAATCTATCCGGAAGTTTCTGCACCCATCACTGAAATCTATGTTGATAACGGTGATTATGTGAACGAAGGTGACCCTCTGGTTCAGCTGCGTGACGCGGAATACGTGGAGCGCTATCAGCAGGCGCAGTCGGGTCTGGAAATCGCCCGGGCACAGACGCGCCAGGCAGAGGCCAACCTGCAGGTGCTGCAGAATCAGCTTGAACGCGTTCGCGAGCTGACCGCACGTCAGCTGGAAACTGCCTCGACACTGGAAAACATCGAAGTTGAAGTGGCTGTAGCCCGCGCCAACGTGGATTTACGCATGGCGCAGGAAAATCAGGCTAGATCCGTTCTAGAAGAACGCCGACTGCAGTTGCTTAACACAAGCGTCAGAGCGCCCATCAGTGGCATTGTTGGGCAGCGGAACGCCGAACGTGGTCAGATGGCGACCAGCAACTCACAACTGTTCTTAATTGGTGATCTCGATGAGGTGCGTATCGAGGTGCTTATAACCGAGCGCCAACTGACATATATCCGCGAAGGCATGACCGTTAACCTGTATTCGGAAAACTGGCCGGGTACGGTTCTCGAATCGCAAATTTCGCGTATTTCGCCCTTTCTTGATGTGAATACCTCCCGCACTCAGGCTTACATCGAAATGAGTAATGCTCAGGGGCTGATGCGTCCGGGGATGTTCCTGAATGTGGACGTTTTTTATGGCGAATCCGCCGAAGCCGTGCTGATTCCCAACAGTGCCCTGTATCGCGACCCGCGCACTGGCGTGGAGGGCGTGTACGTGATGTCACCGCCCGGCTCGGAGTTCAGGCCGGTCGCTGATGTTGACGGCGCTCCCGCCGTCTCACCACCGGCACCAATACAATTTGTGCCCATTGAAATTGTTGCCAGCGGACGTATGGCCTCGGGTGTGCGCGGGGTCCGTGAGGGTGACTGGGTAGTGACCGTCGGTCAGAATCTGCTGATGGGTAATGTTTCCGAAGCGCGAGCCCGTGTTATCGAGTGGGATCAGATGATGCGGATGCAGCGCATGCAGAGCCGGGATATGTTTGAAATTATCGACGCAGCCCGCGACTCACGGCAGACCCTGAAGGATAGTTGA